The following proteins come from a genomic window of Nostoc sp. TCL26-01:
- a CDS encoding PEP-CTERM sorting domain-containing protein codes for MLKAKFVQKPLMIVLGLVLAAFSTAKPSQAAVFAYQGNTTNQPIWRRTAPGNPPTLISGERDGTLGMSVPYSVFEFTVYQSGLYTFASAVPGATSPTNGDWDNFLVLYQDSFHPTKQLTNVLIASTTPNDGTLAFSRQLTAQQKYFLVTTGRRVADFGVFTNTISGSGQIVPVPESNSIPAMFVAIGVALFIRQYNYRTPI; via the coding sequence ATGTTAAAAGCAAAGTTTGTTCAAAAGCCATTAATGATTGTTTTAGGGTTAGTGTTAGCTGCTTTTTCTACTGCTAAACCTTCCCAAGCAGCCGTTTTTGCTTATCAAGGAAATACAACCAATCAGCCAATTTGGCGGCGTACTGCACCGGGTAATCCTCCCACTCTCATCAGTGGTGAAAGAGATGGGACACTAGGAATGAGTGTACCTTACAGTGTGTTTGAGTTCACAGTTTACCAATCGGGTTTATATACATTTGCCAGTGCTGTACCTGGAGCAACATCACCGACAAATGGAGATTGGGATAATTTTTTAGTTTTATATCAGGATAGTTTTCATCCCACTAAACAATTAACCAATGTTCTCATAGCTAGTACTACTCCTAACGATGGCACTCTTGCATTTAGCCGACAATTAACTGCTCAACAAAAATATTTTTTAGTAACAACAGGCCGTCGAGTAGCTGACTTTGGAGTTTTTACAAATACAATTAGTGGTTCTGGTCAAATTGTTCCGGTTCCTGAGTCGAATTCCATACCTGCGATGTTCGTGGCTATTGGTGTAGCGTTATTCATTCGACAATACAATTATAGAACTCCTATTTGA
- a CDS encoding PEP-CTERM sorting domain-containing protein — translation MNHIIFQKVLPIMNKVGISVIASIASSLLLTHSTYAATLGQNLIVNGDAEQGLGDPIGDAVGTNIPLIPGWNTTGDFSVLKYGATGFNFTNALGNLVSVTLPAIDVTGPTNRGQNLFFGGAGRRSSSAFQSIDVNSLASVIDTSRAVFDLSGWLGGYATDLDIASIEITFLDQTGKPIDIDLPKPSISAPTPTQRNEITGLFFQSTNGYIPVGTRKIDVVLNAAYSRGRVNDAYADNLSLVITQVPENNVPSLMFIGVFCFAVWKLPKKHRVSQQA, via the coding sequence ATGAATCACATTATCTTCCAAAAAGTCCTGCCAATAATGAATAAAGTAGGTATTTCCGTAATAGCAAGCATTGCATCTAGTCTTTTACTGACTCATTCTACTTATGCTGCCACATTAGGTCAAAATTTGATTGTCAATGGTGATGCAGAACAAGGATTAGGAGATCCCATCGGTGATGCTGTTGGGACTAATATTCCGTTAATTCCTGGTTGGAATACCACTGGTGATTTCAGTGTTTTAAAATATGGGGCAACGGGGTTTAATTTTACCAATGCCTTGGGTAATTTAGTCAGCGTTACTCTACCAGCTATTGATGTTACCGGGCCAACTAATAGAGGGCAAAATCTCTTTTTTGGTGGTGCTGGGAGACGTTCATCTAGTGCTTTCCAATCCATTGATGTCAATAGTCTAGCTTCAGTTATTGATACAAGTAGAGCAGTCTTTGATTTGAGTGGTTGGTTGGGTGGATATGCTACTGATTTAGATATTGCATCAATCGAGATTACATTTCTTGATCAAACAGGTAAACCTATAGATATAGATTTACCTAAACCTAGTATTTCTGCACCAACACCAACACAAAGAAACGAAATTACAGGTTTATTTTTCCAATCAACTAACGGTTATATACCTGTGGGTACACGTAAAATTGATGTAGTTTTAAATGCGGCTTATTCTAGAGGTCGAGTTAATGATGCTTATGCAGATAATCTCTCATTAGTAATTACTCAAGTCCCAGAAAATAATGTTCCTAGTTTGATGTTTATTGGTGTATTTTGTTTTGCTGTATGGAAATTGCCGAAAAAACATCGGGTGAGTCAGCAAGCATAA
- a CDS encoding molybdate ABC transporter substrate-binding protein: MKKQFFAFSLIACAVSVTLPIPVFAVTLYGAGSLRNSLTELTQTFTADYGITVDTYFGPSGLTRQKIEQELSTIGKSADVFASADLGNPQKLFQSGLSNSVQNFTSNRMVAVVKPGLAGVTSDNLLDLLINTNIKIGTSTPGADPSGDYAWQIFDKADAIKPGSSQILKTKALQLVGGNPSAPTVPIGENNLVYFLKTNPTADIFLAYYTSGKSAQELTEGNDLQIVELPNYLATKADYGLTVIKNANPDGEKLATYILSPKGQAILAKYGFSSPSTSIPEHQGVCGTVLALSVAFAMHKKLAVTREQIIKIGMVKP, from the coding sequence ATGAAAAAGCAGTTTTTTGCCTTTTCATTGATAGCTTGTGCTGTCAGTGTAACATTACCAATACCAGTATTTGCCGTTACCTTGTACGGTGCTGGTAGTTTGCGGAATAGCCTTACAGAATTGACACAAACTTTTACAGCAGACTATGGCATTACTGTAGATACATACTTTGGCCCTTCAGGTTTAACAAGACAAAAAATAGAGCAAGAATTATCCACAATAGGTAAATCAGCCGATGTCTTTGCTAGTGCTGATTTGGGAAACCCACAAAAACTCTTTCAATCAGGCTTGAGTAACTCTGTGCAAAACTTTACTAGTAACCGTATGGTTGCTGTTGTCAAACCAGGGTTAGCAGGGGTGACATCAGATAATTTATTGGACTTGTTGATCAATACTAATATTAAAATTGGCACTTCCACACCGGGCGCTGATCCTTCTGGGGACTACGCATGGCAGATATTCGATAAAGCCGATGCGATTAAACCAGGTAGTTCTCAAATTCTCAAAACTAAAGCTTTGCAATTAGTTGGTGGAAATCCATCTGCACCAACAGTTCCCATCGGAGAAAATAATTTAGTCTACTTCCTCAAAACAAATCCAACAGCAGACATTTTTTTAGCATATTACACAAGTGGTAAGTCTGCTCAAGAACTGACAGAAGGTAATGATTTGCAAATAGTAGAGTTACCTAATTATTTAGCGACAAAAGCTGATTATGGTTTGACTGTCATCAAAAATGCTAACCCCGATGGTGAAAAACTAGCTACATATATTCTTTCACCAAAAGGACAAGCAATTCTAGCAAAGTATGGATTTAGTAGTCCTTCTACTTCTATTCCAGAACATCAAGGTGTATGCGGTACTGTACTTGCTTTAAGTGTCGCTTTTGCTATGCACAAAAAGTTAGCAGTGACTAGGGAACAAATAATAAAGATAGGCATGGTTAAACCATAG
- a CDS encoding DUF952 domain-containing protein has protein sequence MNTIFHITKRQQWEQAKNLGVYHADSLDSEGFIHTSKPTQIIKVANRFFAHQTELVLLFMASDQVKPEIRYEEADGELFPHIYGELNLDAVYQVIDFEPGEDGLFELPPEVVI, from the coding sequence ATGAATACTATTTTTCACATTACTAAACGCCAACAATGGGAACAAGCAAAAAATCTTGGTGTTTACCATGCTGACTCATTAGATAGTGAGGGATTTATTCACACTTCTAAACCTACACAAATTATTAAAGTTGCTAATAGATTTTTTGCACATCAAACAGAATTAGTATTATTATTTATGGCATCTGATCAAGTTAAACCAGAAATTCGCTATGAAGAGGCTGATGGTGAGTTATTTCCTCATATTTATGGGGAGTTAAATCTTGATGCAGTCTATCAGGTGATTGATTTTGAGCCTGGGGAAGATGGTTTGTTTGAGTTGCCACCAGAGGTTGTAATTTGA
- a CDS encoding DUF4089 domain-containing protein — protein MASQEWDVGVYVEQMSLLLDLPIPDEYQDGVVANFERIKAIAQLVNSFPIPEDIEPAPVFTP, from the coding sequence ATGGCGAGTCAAGAATGGGATGTAGGTGTTTATGTTGAGCAAATGTCGTTGTTGTTAGATTTGCCGATACCAGATGAATATCAGGATGGAGTGGTGGCAAATTTTGAGAGAATTAAAGCGATCGCTCAATTGGTTAACTCATTCCCCATACCGGAAGATATTGAACCTGCACCAGTATTTACACCATGA
- a CDS encoding AtzE family amidohydrolase has product MNDAVSIAKAVRTGEVSAVEVTKAALARIAAQDHELNCFTAITATTALADAARIDQQIAQGNDPGVLAGVPFAVKNLFDIAGLTTLAGAKINAENPPASQDALVITKLKQAGAILVGALNMDEYAYGFVTENSHYGVTRNPHDWQRVAGGSSGGSAAAVAAGLVPFTLGSDTNGSVRVPAALCGVYGLKPTYGRLSRAGMALFSSSLDHVGLFARTVADVKTILETLYTTSPANTSTSPPDISGIRIAIADDYFTKAAEPEALVAVQQVADALNVTQYVTLPESHRARAAAFIITACEGANLHLDKLRSRPEDFDPATRDRFLAGALIPSSWYIQAQRFRQWYSDRLREVLQNVDVILAPTTPIAAPLIGQQTMILDGEEILVRPHLGLFTQPLSFIGLPVLSVPIQRPNALPLGVQLIAAPNNEALIFRVASELESNTLQ; this is encoded by the coding sequence ATGAATGATGCTGTCTCTATCGCCAAAGCTGTACGCACAGGTGAAGTGAGTGCGGTGGAAGTTACCAAAGCCGCTTTAGCCAGAATAGCAGCACAAGATCATGAGTTGAACTGTTTTACAGCTATCACAGCAACAACAGCTTTGGCAGATGCAGCACGCATTGATCAACAAATTGCCCAAGGTAATGATCCTGGCGTACTGGCTGGTGTGCCTTTTGCTGTGAAAAACTTATTTGATATCGCTGGTTTAACCACTCTCGCTGGGGCAAAAATCAATGCCGAAAACCCACCCGCTAGCCAAGACGCGCTGGTAATAACCAAGTTAAAACAAGCAGGGGCAATACTTGTAGGCGCTTTGAATATGGATGAATACGCCTATGGGTTCGTTACAGAAAACTCTCATTATGGTGTGACTCGCAACCCCCATGATTGGCAACGAGTGGCTGGGGGTTCTTCCGGTGGTTCGGCGGCGGCGGTAGCGGCGGGATTAGTACCGTTTACCTTGGGTTCCGATACTAATGGTTCTGTTCGTGTACCGGCGGCGTTGTGTGGTGTGTATGGTTTGAAACCAACTTACGGGCGTTTGTCTCGTGCCGGGATGGCATTATTTTCTAGTAGTTTAGATCATGTGGGATTATTTGCCCGTACAGTTGCTGATGTAAAAACAATTTTAGAGACATTGTATACAACATCTCCAGCAAATACATCAACATCTCCACCAGATATATCGGGAATCAGAATAGCGATCGCTGATGATTATTTCACAAAAGCAGCAGAACCAGAAGCATTAGTAGCCGTACAACAGGTAGCCGATGCCTTGAATGTGACTCAGTATGTGACTCTCCCAGAATCCCATCGTGCCAGAGCTGCCGCGTTTATTATCACAGCCTGTGAGGGGGCAAATCTCCATCTAGATAAGTTGCGATCGCGTCCTGAAGATTTTGATCCAGCAACCCGCGATCGCTTTTTGGCAGGGGCATTAATTCCTAGCAGTTGGTATATCCAAGCACAACGTTTTCGTCAGTGGTATAGCGATCGCCTCCGGGAAGTGTTGCAAAATGTCGATGTAATTCTTGCACCTACAACCCCCATTGCTGCACCATTAATAGGACAACAAACCATGATTTTAGATGGGGAAGAAATTCTGGTTCGTCCTCATTTGGGATTGTTTACTCAACCGTTATCTTTTATTGGTTTACCTGTGTTATCAGTACCAATTCAGCGCCCGAATGCTTTACCTTTAGGTGTGCAATTAATTGCCGCACCAAACAACGAAGCATTAATTTTCCGGGTTGCATCTGAGTTAGAATCTAATACGCTTCAGTAA
- a CDS encoding PEP-CTERM sorting domain-containing protein, whose amino-acid sequence MLTFKNISFNLFLGLLGLLSLPTKALAGDFHYSQEETVIFQTDFDSSSGWLLNGTKIESSKIYGTLPWGVASYPLQPVNLELGEVFLYWRGIFPLNAHPERDKHYVGLQYSNNDPVCYNSQSLTIVGTPPCTGSSVIQVDENAELRLEIRPRDKRNPSNTYHRYYIDPGFDPQNNYSPASTQVNVPTYRELVPTDFRLQISQVSSSAYTALLSSWQDNSWVAATPKTSYSIPLSLSASDWLNAKGEIENPVTFAAINLQFRKGSTQNSEITAVALTQIQSQQSASVTESSTTIGLPLVLGFGLFLKRQRRQN is encoded by the coding sequence ATGCTGACTTTCAAGAATATTAGTTTTAATCTATTTTTAGGCTTACTCGGTCTGCTCTCGTTACCAACTAAAGCATTAGCTGGTGATTTTCACTACTCTCAAGAGGAAACCGTAATTTTTCAAACAGATTTTGATAGCAGTAGCGGCTGGTTATTGAATGGAACAAAAATCGAGTCTAGTAAAATTTACGGAACTCTCCCTTGGGGTGTAGCTTCTTATCCTCTTCAACCTGTGAACTTAGAATTGGGAGAGGTTTTTCTCTATTGGCGGGGAATTTTTCCGCTAAATGCTCACCCTGAGCGAGACAAGCATTATGTTGGATTACAATATAGTAATAATGACCCCGTATGTTATAATAGTCAAAGTTTAACTATTGTCGGTACACCACCCTGCACAGGTAGTTCAGTTATCCAAGTTGACGAAAATGCTGAACTAAGACTAGAGATAAGACCTCGTGATAAACGCAATCCTAGTAATACCTATCACAGATATTATATAGATCCTGGTTTCGACCCTCAAAACAACTATTCACCTGCATCAACTCAAGTCAATGTCCCTACCTATAGAGAGCTAGTACCAACAGATTTTCGTTTACAGATTAGTCAGGTTAGCTCTAGTGCATACACCGCACTTTTATCTTCTTGGCAAGATAATTCTTGGGTAGCCGCTACACCCAAAACTAGTTACAGTATCCCACTTTCACTCTCAGCCTCAGATTGGTTAAATGCTAAAGGAGAAATTGAAAATCCCGTTACATTTGCAGCCATTAATCTGCAATTCCGCAAAGGTTCAACTCAAAATTCAGAAATAACCGCCGTGGCGTTGACTCAAATTCAATCACAACAATCTGCCAGCGTTACAGAAAGTTCTACGACTATTGGCTTACCTTTAGTTTTAGGATTTGGTCTTTTCCTCAAACGACAACGGCGGCAAAATTAG
- the map gene encoding type I methionyl aminopeptidase: protein MNIFTNLLSQAPKPTPANKQRRGIEIKSSREIEIMRQSAKIVATVLKEISELVKPGMTTADLDAYAEKRIREMGATPSFKGYHGFTGSICSSINNEVVHGIPSPKKVIRTGDVLKVDTGAYYQGFHGDSCITIAVGDVTPDAAKLIRVAEEALYKGIEQVKAGAYLLDLAGAIEDHVKANGFTVVEEFTGHGVGRNLHEEPSVFNFRTREMPNVKLRAGMTLAIEPILNAGSRHTRTLSDRWTAVTVDNSLSAQFEHTVLVTEIGYEILTDRTKV, encoded by the coding sequence ATGAACATTTTCACCAACTTGCTTTCTCAAGCACCTAAGCCTACACCAGCCAATAAGCAACGCCGGGGCATTGAAATTAAATCGTCGCGTGAAATTGAGATCATGCGACAATCAGCAAAAATTGTGGCTACCGTACTTAAGGAAATTTCTGAGTTGGTAAAACCAGGAATGACAACAGCCGACTTGGATGCTTACGCAGAAAAACGTATCCGCGAAATGGGTGCGACACCAAGCTTTAAAGGTTATCACGGTTTTACTGGTTCTATCTGCTCTAGTATTAATAATGAAGTGGTACACGGCATTCCCAGCCCGAAGAAAGTGATTCGGACGGGAGATGTGTTAAAAGTAGATACAGGCGCTTATTATCAAGGCTTTCATGGGGATTCCTGTATTACGATCGCCGTTGGTGATGTGACCCCAGATGCTGCTAAACTGATTCGTGTGGCTGAAGAAGCACTGTATAAAGGAATTGAACAAGTTAAAGCAGGTGCGTACTTGCTTGATTTAGCTGGAGCGATTGAAGATCATGTCAAAGCCAATGGCTTTACTGTAGTTGAAGAATTTACCGGACATGGTGTCGGACGTAACCTCCATGAAGAACCTTCCGTATTTAACTTCCGTACACGGGAAATGCCTAATGTGAAATTACGTGCAGGAATGACGTTAGCAATTGAACCAATTTTAAACGCAGGTTCCAGACATACCAGAACCTTATCAGATCGTTGGACAGCCGTAACTGTCGATAATTCATTATCAGCCCAGTTTGAGCATACAGTATTGGTGACGGAAATAGGGTACGAAATTCTCACAGATCGCACAAAAGTTTAA
- a CDS encoding plastocyanin/azurin family copper-binding protein, whose protein sequence is MLIIFTNTASAMAVNDVVDVLKQPATEITVALGNAANELKFEPNQLDLVVGKRYLLRLTNPSQLKHYFTAKDFADGIWTQKVEAGKVEIKGAIHELELKPGAEAEWVFVALKPGKYSLRCPIPGHTEAGMTGEIAILGKSQ, encoded by the coding sequence CTGTTGATTATCTTCACTAATACTGCTTCAGCAATGGCGGTGAACGACGTTGTTGATGTACTAAAGCAACCAGCAACAGAAATTACTGTAGCTTTGGGCAATGCTGCTAACGAGTTGAAATTTGAGCCAAATCAATTAGACTTAGTAGTCGGCAAACGTTATTTACTCCGACTCACTAACCCCAGTCAATTGAAGCACTATTTTACTGCCAAAGATTTCGCTGATGGGATTTGGACACAAAAAGTCGAAGCAGGGAAAGTAGAAATTAAAGGCGCAATTCATGAACTCGAACTCAAGCCTGGTGCAGAAGCCGAGTGGGTATTTGTAGCATTGAAGCCAGGAAAATATAGCTTACGTTGTCCCATCCCAGGACATACAGAAGCAGGGATGACGGGAGAGATTGCGATTTTGGGAAAGAGTCAATAG